A genomic segment from Ancylothrix sp. D3o encodes:
- a CDS encoding non-ribosomal peptide synthetase, with protein sequence MSDLIERIASLSPEKRELMLQLLKQKKQSISPAEIRPQSRESNFFPLSFAQQRLWFFEQLNPGNFTYHIPAAVRLSGTLNFIALEQSLNELIKRHEVLRTAFTTIDGQPTQIITANQKIKLAEINLRSLPETQRNGEVERLIVAESQQPFDLSKAPLLRAKLLNLSDSNWVLIFSTHHIISDGWSMGLFIEELATLYQAFCMGEPSPLPDLPVQYADFASWQRQWLQGEVLETQLSYWKKQLGGNLPVLNLPIDRPRPAVQTFRGAVHKFTISKAITEKLNELSQQERATLFMTLLAAFKTLLYRYTEQEDILVGSPIANRNRREIEGLIGLFANTLVFRTDLSHNPTFKELIGRVREVALGAYNHQDLPFEKLVEILQPERDLSHNPLFQVLFSLRNVQTPQIQLPRLTLSSLEIERKTARFDLALDLEEGSEGINAALEYSLDLFDSSTAKRIAGHFLTLLESIADNPAQRISNLPILTKFERHQLLAEWNNTQSEFPQDNCIHQLFETQAAQTPDAIAVVFENESLTYRELNEKANNLANYLQKIGVNPETLVGIYVERSLEMVVGLLGILKAGGAYVPLDPAYPPERIALMLEDAQIPVLLTQKKLLKTLPQNSASTVFLDAEWDAISSCTNRALSIPNPANLAYVIYTSGSTGKPKGVQITHPSVVNFLTSIRQQLAITDRDVWLAVTSLSFDIAALEIFLPITTGSRLIVASKSVTSDGQKLLETLLNSGATVMQATPATWKMLLAAGWQKSNQLKILCGGEALPQKLSDQLLLRGASVWNLYGPTETTIWSTIYQLDGKKLVSIGRPIANNEIYILDRYLMPVPVGVFGELHIGGAGLSRGYLNRPELTAEKFISNPFAEGGIHASFIEHSSSLTVSKYLYKTGDLARYLPDGNIEFIGRIDNQVKVRGFRIELGEIEAVISQYPTVREVIALVREDNPGDKRLVAYIVANSELLNGDRNTTPKFSEFINNLRVFLKQKLPHYMMPSAFVMLEAMPLTPNGKIDRRSLPAPDTNTAEFDSNFAEPRTSDEQVIAKIWADVLHLERVGINDNFFELGGHSLLATQAISRLGKAFQIDLPLRLIFESPTVATFSESISQYRAGEKLKAPPIKPVLRDGELPLSFAQQRLWFLDQLQPGNPAYNIPAAVRLKGPLNVSAFEQSFQEVIKRHEALRTTFKSVEGKPVQVITSSFNFTLPIINLRHLSEVEREAEAMRLAGEEVRQAFDLTKWPLLRVNLLQLDDTEYLLLLTIHHIVADGWSLGILVRELAALYEAFCAGKPSPLPELSIQYADYAVWQRNWLQGEVLSAKLAEWKQQLGQILPPLQLPTKQPHPAVYNHQAEIQNFQLSTQVSEALIALSRQENVTLFMTLLAALQTLLYRYTNQEDIVVGTDLANRTQVETEALIGFFVNILVLRTNMRGNPTFRQLLDQVREVTLKAYAHQDLPFDKLVEELRPERSLSQTPLFQVLFVMQNAPMPTLELAGLTLMPVEIDSGTAKFDVALFVSETEGKINGSWKYNSDLFDRETISQISNRFETLLGSIVAQPDSRLNTLEIIPEAEKQKQIMQEVKREKSNFSKFKSVKPKVVALPQGDLIKTEYLHPDQHFPLVIKPAVTDVDLADWAKNNREFIEEKLLKHGGILFRGFTGPVVSAFEQFALSICSELFGEYGDLPREGVSGKVYGSTPYPADKAILFHSESSHLHRWPMKIWFFCVQPAQQGGETPIVDCRKIYQMLNPKLREKFAEKQIMYVRNYTDGLDVSWQDFFKTEDKSVVEKYCRQAGIEFEWKAGNNLRTRKIRPAIAKHPKTKEMVFFNQLPLHHISCLDTATRASLLSVFGEENLPRNVYYGDGTPIEDSVMEEIQQIYAQVAVSFPWQAGDIIMLDNMLAAHSRNPFTGPRKIVVAMGEMIAESEV encoded by the coding sequence AACTGCCTTTACTACAATCGATGGACAACCCACTCAAATTATTACTGCAAATCAAAAAATTAAGCTTGCAGAAATTAATTTGCGTTCGCTTCCTGAAACGCAGCGTAATGGCGAAGTAGAGCGGCTAATTGTCGCAGAATCTCAACAACCTTTTGACTTATCAAAAGCACCATTATTGCGGGCTAAATTGCTGAATTTAAGCGATTCAAATTGGGTATTAATATTCAGCACACACCACATCATTTCTGATGGTTGGTCAATGGGGCTATTTATTGAGGAACTCGCCACTCTTTATCAAGCTTTTTGCATGGGGGAACCTTCCCCTCTCCCCGATTTGCCGGTGCAATATGCAGACTTTGCAAGCTGGCAACGGCAGTGGTTACAAGGAGAAGTTTTAGAAACACAACTAAGTTACTGGAAAAAACAGCTAGGCGGCAATCTTCCGGTGCTGAATTTGCCAATTGACCGGCCCCGACCGGCAGTGCAAACCTTCCGAGGTGCGGTGCATAAATTCACCATTTCTAAGGCAATTACAGAGAAGCTTAACGAATTAAGCCAGCAGGAAAGAGCCACTTTATTTATGACTTTGCTGGCAGCATTTAAAACACTGCTTTATCGCTATACAGAGCAAGAAGATATATTAGTCGGCTCCCCCATTGCTAACCGCAACCGCCGCGAAATTGAGGGATTAATTGGCTTATTTGCTAACACTTTAGTTTTCCGCACCGATCTGTCGCATAACCCAACTTTTAAAGAATTAATTGGGCGCGTGCGAGAAGTAGCCCTCGGTGCTTACAATCACCAGGATCTTCCCTTCGAGAAACTCGTAGAAATTCTGCAACCAGAAAGAGATTTAAGCCACAATCCGCTGTTTCAAGTGTTGTTTTCCCTGCGAAATGTTCAGACACCGCAGATACAACTACCCAGACTTACCTTAAGCAGTTTAGAAATAGAGCGCAAAACCGCCAGATTTGATTTAGCGCTTGACTTAGAAGAAGGCTCAGAAGGTATTAATGCAGCCCTTGAATACAGCCTAGATTTGTTTGATAGCAGCACTGCAAAGCGGATAGCTGGACATTTTTTAACCTTACTAGAAAGCATTGCTGATAATCCCGCTCAGCGCATTTCAAACTTGCCAATATTGACAAAATTTGAACGGCATCAACTACTTGCCGAGTGGAACAATACTCAATCGGAATTTCCGCAAGATAACTGCATACATCAACTATTTGAAACCCAGGCAGCACAGACACCTGATGCGATTGCTGTGGTTTTTGAAAATGAATCTCTAACTTATCGGGAACTGAACGAAAAAGCAAATAATCTCGCAAATTACTTGCAAAAAATTGGTGTCAATCCAGAAACTTTAGTGGGCATTTATGTCGAGCGTTCCCTAGAAATGGTAGTCGGACTTCTCGGCATCCTCAAAGCCGGTGGCGCTTACGTTCCCCTCGATCCAGCCTATCCGCCAGAGCGCATTGCATTAATGCTGGAAGACGCACAAATTCCCGTATTATTAACTCAGAAAAAACTGTTAAAAACGCTGCCTCAAAACAGTGCCTCTACAGTCTTTTTAGATGCAGAATGGGATGCCATATCAAGCTGCACTAATCGCGCCCTATCCATCCCAAATCCCGCCAATTTAGCCTATGTCATTTATACTTCAGGCTCAACCGGCAAACCCAAAGGAGTGCAAATTACGCACCCCTCTGTCGTCAATTTCTTAACTTCTATTCGCCAGCAACTCGCCATCACAGATCGAGATGTTTGGCTGGCAGTAACATCCTTATCTTTTGACATTGCAGCCCTAGAAATTTTCCTGCCTATTACAACAGGTTCTCGCCTCATTGTAGCCAGCAAAAGCGTCACATCTGACGGACAAAAACTGTTAGAAACCTTGCTAAATTCTGGCGCAACAGTAATGCAAGCGACTCCTGCTACTTGGAAAATGCTTTTAGCAGCAGGATGGCAGAAAAGCAATCAATTAAAAATACTCTGTGGTGGAGAAGCTTTACCTCAAAAACTCTCCGATCAATTGCTTTTACGGGGCGCTTCTGTGTGGAATTTATACGGCCCTACAGAAACCACAATTTGGTCTACTATTTATCAGCTTGATGGCAAAAAATTGGTTTCTATCGGTCGCCCCATTGCCAACAATGAAATTTATATATTAGACCGTTATTTAATGCCGGTTCCTGTAGGAGTATTTGGCGAACTACACATAGGAGGTGCAGGTTTATCAAGAGGTTATTTAAACCGGCCCGAATTAACCGCAGAAAAGTTTATTTCTAACCCCTTTGCAGAGGGCGGAATTCATGCTTCATTTATAGAGCATTCTTCATCATTAACTGTTTCAAAATACCTCTATAAAACAGGGGACTTGGCGCGCTATCTGCCAGATGGAAATATAGAATTTATCGGGCGAATTGACAACCAAGTAAAAGTTCGCGGATTTCGCATCGAATTAGGCGAAATTGAAGCGGTGATCAGCCAATACCCAACCGTGCGAGAAGTGATCGCCCTCGTTCGAGAAGACAATCCAGGTGACAAGCGTTTAGTTGCTTATATAGTTGCTAATTCCGAACTCTTGAATGGGGACAGAAACACTACTCCTAAATTCTCTGAATTTATTAATAACTTGCGCGTTTTTCTCAAACAAAAATTACCTCATTACATGATGCCTTCAGCATTTGTAATGCTGGAAGCAATGCCTTTAACGCCTAACGGAAAAATCGACCGGCGATCACTTCCTGCACCTGACACAAACACAGCAGAATTTGATAGCAATTTTGCCGAGCCTCGAACTTCAGACGAGCAAGTAATAGCAAAAATTTGGGCAGACGTTCTCCATTTAGAGCGGGTAGGAATTAACGATAATTTCTTTGAATTGGGCGGCCATTCATTGCTGGCTACTCAGGCGATTTCTCGCTTAGGAAAAGCTTTTCAAATTGACTTACCTCTACGGTTGATTTTTGAATCGCCTACCGTTGCAACTTTCAGCGAAAGTATCTCCCAATATCGGGCCGGTGAAAAACTTAAAGCTCCCCCTATTAAGCCGGTGTTGCGGGATGGAGAATTACCCCTCTCTTTTGCTCAACAAAGACTGTGGTTTCTCGACCAATTACAACCCGGAAATCCTGCCTATAATATCCCCGCAGCAGTGCGCTTGAAAGGGCCTCTCAATGTGTCGGCATTCGAGCAAAGTTTTCAGGAAGTTATCAAGCGTCACGAAGCTTTGCGAACAACTTTTAAATCAGTGGAAGGGAAACCAGTTCAGGTTATTACTTCATCTTTTAATTTCACACTTCCCATAATAAATTTAAGGCACTTATCGGAAGTTGAAAGAGAAGCCGAAGCCATGCGACTTGCCGGTGAAGAAGTGCGACAAGCTTTTGACCTCACAAAATGGCCCTTATTGCGCGTTAATTTGCTGCAATTAGACGACACAGAATACCTGCTGTTGCTGACAATACACCACATCGTTGCTGATGGTTGGTCGCTAGGAATATTAGTGCGGGAATTAGCGGCGCTTTACGAAGCTTTTTGTGCCGGTAAACCTTCTCCCCTCCCCGAACTTTCTATACAGTATGCAGACTATGCTGTGTGGCAAAGAAACTGGCTACAAGGAGAAGTTTTATCAGCAAAACTCGCGGAGTGGAAACAGCAGTTAGGTCAAATTTTGCCCCCGCTGCAATTACCCACAAAACAACCGCATCCTGCCGTTTATAATCATCAAGCTGAGATTCAAAATTTCCAGCTTTCTACGCAAGTTTCAGAAGCCTTAATCGCCCTCAGCCGTCAAGAAAATGTCACCTTGTTTATGACGTTATTAGCAGCACTTCAAACGCTGCTTTATCGTTACACAAATCAAGAGGATATTGTCGTTGGTACTGACCTGGCAAACCGCACCCAAGTGGAGACAGAAGCCTTAATTGGTTTCTTTGTCAATATCCTTGTTTTGCGAACAAATATGCGCGGTAATCCTACATTTCGGCAACTGCTTGATCAAGTCCGCGAGGTGACATTAAAAGCTTATGCTCACCAAGATTTACCCTTCGATAAATTAGTAGAAGAATTGCGTCCAGAGCGCAGTTTGAGTCAGACACCGCTGTTTCAAGTTTTGTTTGTCATGCAAAATGCGCCTATGCCGACTTTAGAACTAGCCGGTTTAACTTTAATGCCGGTGGAAATTGATAGCGGTACAGCTAAATTTGATGTGGCGTTATTCGTGTCAGAAACAGAGGGAAAAATTAACGGCAGTTGGAAATATAATTCCGACCTATTTGATAGAGAAACTATCTCTCAAATATCAAATCGTTTTGAAACCCTCTTAGGCAGCATTGTGGCGCAGCCAGACAGTCGTTTAAACACTTTAGAAATTATCCCCGAAGCTGAGAAGCAAAAACAAATTATGCAAGAAGTAAAGCGCGAAAAAAGCAATTTCAGCAAATTTAAAAGCGTCAAGCCAAAGGTAGTAGCTTTGCCGCAAGGCGACTTGATAAAAACCGAGTATCTGCACCCCGACCAACACTTTCCATTAGTAATAAAACCGGCAGTAACCGATGTTGATCTTGCAGATTGGGCAAAAAATAACCGCGAGTTTATAGAAGAAAAATTGCTCAAACATGGAGGAATTCTTTTTCGAGGATTCACCGGCCCTGTTGTTTCTGCATTCGAGCAATTTGCTCTCTCAATTTGTTCGGAATTATTTGGTGAATACGGCGATTTACCACGCGAAGGAGTTAGCGGCAAAGTGTACGGTTCAACTCCTTACCCAGCCGATAAAGCTATCTTATTTCACAGCGAAAGTTCGCACTTGCACCGCTGGCCTATGAAAATTTGGTTTTTCTGCGTTCAACCGGCCCAACAAGGCGGAGAAACCCCCATAGTTGACTGCCGAAAAATTTACCAAATGCTCAACCCGAAACTGCGAGAAAAATTTGCCGAAAAGCAAATAATGTACGTCCGCAACTACACAGATGGACTAGATGTAAGTTGGCAAGATTTCTTCAAAACCGAAGACAAATCTGTAGTTGAAAAATACTGCCGGCAAGCTGGAATAGAATTTGAATGGAAAGCCGGAAATAATTTGAGAACTCGCAAAATTCGCCCAGCAATTGCTAAGCACCCAAAAACTAAAGAAATGGTGTTTTTTAATCAACTTCCTTTGCATCATATTTCCTGTTTAGATACAGCAACTCGCGCCTCTTTACTATCCGTATTTGGAGAAGAAAACCTCCCCCGCAATGTTTATTACGGTGACGGCACTCCTATTGAAGACTCGGTAATGGAAGAAATTCAGCAAATTTACGCGCAAGTTGCTGTTAGTTTCCCCTGGCAAGCAGGAGACATCATAATGCTAGATAATATGCTTGCCGCTCACAGTCGGAATCCATTTACCGGCCCACGAAAAATTGTTGTAGCAATGGGCGAAATGATTGCAGAATCAGAAGTTTAA
- a CDS encoding non-ribosomal peptide synthetase, whose product MQTINGFRLSPQQKYLWLLQQNSPAYRVQAAILIEGNLQTDNLKKALEKVSERHEIIRTSFQRKAGLKTPIQVISEPSSVFWNWVNLSDVNPQQQEAKIAEIFDQEKRAFFNFDQNPIWRLSLIKLSSDKHILLVSLPALCADNRTLKNLVQEISQCYAASLQGEELSDEVVQYIQFSEWQNELLEDEEAAEGKEYWNQQKLAPQASLNLPFENKLIDTQSQFSPQAFEVKLDLALLEKVEVIARQYNISVSTFLLTCWKILLWRLTGKSDIIVSVLFDGRKYEELEPALGLFAKFLPLCSHLKEEFSFAEVLEQVQQNAHEAYKWQEYFCQESLSTFGFEFEEYLENYSAAGASFSLYKQYACCDYFKVKLSCQRQKDALNVEFNYDPAYLTENSIRCLADQFYTLVESAANNPETAITQLEILSKNARHQLLVEFNNTKIDYPLNKCVHQLFEQQAERSPDSIAAVFENQQITYAELNNRANQIAYYLQQLGVKPEVIVGICVERSLDALAGILGILKAGGAYLPIDCSMPKDRLALMLQNAQATVLLTQQHLIEKLPETQANIVCLDAEIPSFSPATSASPSPENLAYVIYTSGSTGTPKGVAIEHRQLLNYLYGIQDKLNLPAGANYATVSTFAADLGHTVIFPALCSGGCLHIISQERATDPQAIAAYFQQHSIDCLKIVPSHLKALLSASNPSQILPKKRLIFGGETLNWNLIETIQKYNPGCLIFNHYGPTETTVGVLTYQVKAQNPGISDTVPLGVPLPNTQIYLLDSHLQPVPVGVAGELYIAGAGVARGYLNQPQKTAEKFIPNPFNQKAENRLYKTGDLARYLPDGNIEFIGRIDHQIKLRGFRIELGEIEASLSHHPSVREAVVLLQNSKLSNQRLVAYIVSPSKLGSQASELIDDLRSFLKEKLPEYMIPSAFVVLKSLPLTPNGKIDRQALPAPETAANLTDNFVAPRTSVEAILAGIWSQLLALKKVGIHDNFFDLGGHSLLITQLLAKIRESFQVELPLRVLFEAPTVAGLAEKIEMKEAGKSSDFLPSNFDINAEAILDSSIHPETAFLGPVGEPTRILLTGATGFLGAFFLRELLLQTQAKIYCLVRSSDAESAKKRIQTSLESYSIWDENLSHRIMPVAGDLAQPLLGLSQEKFQEMASLIDVIYHNGAFVKFTYPYSYLKPSNVLGTQEILRLACQIKLKPVHFVSTVSVFSSTQEGSVKVIGEEDQLTPGEALKGAYPQSKWVAEKLIEIGRSRGIPISIYRPGRISGDSKTGTCNPSDSFSILLAGCVQLGCVPDGNWMMNVAPVDYVSRAIIHLSKQQESSGKNFHLVNPDSFLLSELVAWMQALGYPVDRVSYPTWQAEIINRAGNSPDHALYPLASLFSEKLSEAKMPHSEELQFDCKNTLNGLANTEITCPPANANLFHTYFSHLSDRGLINAPHYNL is encoded by the coding sequence ATGCAAACAATTAACGGTTTTCGGCTTTCCCCCCAACAAAAATATCTCTGGCTGTTGCAGCAAAACAGCCCTGCTTATCGCGTTCAAGCGGCTATTTTGATTGAGGGAAATCTTCAAACAGATAACCTCAAAAAAGCTTTAGAAAAAGTTAGCGAACGTCACGAAATTATTCGCACAAGCTTTCAGCGAAAAGCAGGGCTGAAAACTCCTATACAAGTTATCTCAGAACCTAGCTCTGTTTTCTGGAACTGGGTTAACTTAAGTGATGTTAATCCTCAACAGCAAGAAGCCAAAATCGCCGAGATTTTTGACCAAGAAAAGAGGGCTTTCTTTAACTTCGATCAAAATCCTATTTGGCGCTTATCTTTAATTAAACTTTCATCTGACAAACATATTTTGCTAGTCAGTTTGCCGGCACTGTGCGCTGATAATCGCACACTAAAAAATCTAGTTCAAGAAATCAGCCAGTGCTATGCAGCCAGCCTTCAAGGTGAAGAACTTTCCGATGAAGTTGTGCAATACATTCAATTTTCCGAATGGCAAAACGAACTACTCGAAGATGAGGAAGCGGCGGAAGGTAAAGAATACTGGAATCAGCAAAAATTAGCGCCGCAAGCGAGTTTAAATTTGCCCTTTGAAAATAAACTAATTGACACCCAATCTCAATTTTCACCCCAAGCTTTTGAGGTAAAATTAGACCTAGCTTTGCTGGAAAAAGTCGAAGTTATCGCCCGCCAGTACAACATCTCAGTGTCTACATTTTTGCTGACTTGCTGGAAAATTTTGCTCTGGCGTTTGACCGGCAAATCAGATATCATCGTCAGCGTATTATTCGACGGTCGAAAATACGAAGAACTAGAACCAGCGCTAGGTTTGTTTGCCAAATTTTTACCGCTGTGTAGCCATTTAAAAGAAGAGTTTTCCTTTGCTGAAGTCTTGGAGCAAGTTCAACAAAACGCTCACGAAGCATATAAATGGCAGGAATATTTTTGCCAGGAATCTCTCTCTACATTTGGTTTTGAGTTTGAAGAATATCTCGAAAATTATTCTGCTGCGGGCGCATCTTTTTCGCTCTACAAACAATATGCTTGCTGCGATTACTTCAAAGTTAAATTATCTTGTCAACGTCAAAAAGACGCGCTCAATGTTGAATTTAACTATGATCCTGCCTACCTCACAGAAAACAGCATCCGCTGTTTAGCAGACCAATTTTATACCCTCGTAGAAAGTGCAGCCAACAACCCCGAAACTGCAATTACCCAACTTGAAATTCTCAGCAAGAATGCCCGTCATCAATTATTAGTAGAATTCAACAACACAAAAATTGATTACCCGCTAAATAAGTGCGTTCATCAATTATTTGAACAACAAGCCGAGCGCTCACCAGATAGCATTGCTGCTGTTTTTGAAAATCAGCAAATTACTTACGCAGAACTTAACAATCGCGCTAACCAAATCGCTTATTATTTGCAGCAATTAGGCGTAAAGCCAGAGGTTATTGTTGGCATTTGCGTTGAGCGCTCTTTAGACGCGCTGGCTGGAATTTTAGGCATCCTTAAAGCCGGTGGTGCTTACCTGCCAATTGACTGTTCTATGCCAAAAGATCGCCTAGCATTGATGTTGCAAAATGCTCAGGCGACTGTCCTGTTAACCCAACAACATCTCATCGAAAAGTTACCAGAAACTCAGGCAAATATAGTCTGCTTAGATGCAGAAATTCCCTCTTTTTCTCCTGCTACTTCCGCCTCTCCTTCTCCTGAAAATTTAGCTTACGTTATCTATACTTCTGGCTCCACCGGCACCCCCAAAGGCGTCGCCATTGAACACCGGCAACTGCTCAATTACCTATACGGAATTCAGGACAAATTAAACCTCCCAGCCGGTGCAAATTATGCCACCGTTTCCACCTTCGCCGCCGACTTGGGACACACCGTTATTTTTCCCGCTTTGTGTTCGGGTGGATGCCTGCACATTATTTCTCAAGAACGCGCAACAGATCCTCAAGCAATTGCGGCTTATTTTCAGCAACATTCTATCGATTGTCTGAAAATTGTTCCCTCTCACCTAAAAGCTTTGTTGAGCGCTTCTAACCCCTCGCAAATATTACCCAAAAAGCGATTAATTTTCGGTGGAGAAACTTTGAATTGGAATTTAATTGAGACCATTCAAAAATACAATCCAGGCTGTTTGATATTCAATCACTACGGGCCGACAGAAACAACTGTGGGCGTGTTAACTTATCAGGTAAAAGCGCAAAATCCTGGCATTTCTGACACAGTTCCTCTCGGCGTTCCCCTGCCAAATACGCAGATTTATTTGTTAGATTCACACTTGCAGCCGGTGCCTGTAGGAGTGGCTGGTGAATTATATATTGCCGGTGCAGGAGTTGCTCGCGGCTATCTAAATCAACCTCAAAAAACAGCAGAAAAATTTATCCCCAACCCATTCAATCAAAAAGCAGAAAATCGCCTTTATAAAACTGGTGATTTGGCTCGCTATTTGCCAGACGGAAATATCGAATTTATCGGACGCATCGACCATCAAATAAAACTGCGGGGATTTCGTATTGAATTAGGGGAAATTGAAGCCTCGCTTTCTCATCATCCCTCTGTACGCGAAGCAGTTGTTTTGCTTCAAAACTCGAAACTCAGTAATCAGCGTTTAGTAGCCTATATTGTTTCTCCCTCAAAACTCGGATCTCAGGCTTCAGAATTAATTGATGATCTGCGTTCATTCCTCAAAGAAAAGCTGCCAGAATATATGATTCCCTCGGCTTTTGTTGTTCTGAAATCCTTACCACTAACCCCCAATGGCAAGATAGACCGGCAAGCACTACCAGCACCAGAAACCGCCGCCAATTTAACCGATAATTTTGTAGCGCCTCGCACTTCTGTTGAGGCAATTCTTGCCGGCATTTGGAGTCAACTACTCGCTCTTAAAAAAGTAGGAATTCACGATAATTTCTTTGATTTAGGCGGACACTCATTACTAATCACTCAGTTGTTAGCAAAAATACGCGAATCTTTTCAGGTAGAATTGCCTTTGCGTGTGTTATTTGAGGCTCCTACTGTGGCCGGTTTGGCTGAAAAAATCGAGATGAAAGAAGCGGGCAAATCTTCTGATTTCCTACCTTCCAATTTCGATATTAATGCTGAAGCTATTCTCGACTCTTCCATACATCCTGAAACTGCATTTTTGGGGCCGGTGGGTGAACCTACTCGCATTCTCTTAACAGGAGCAACCGGCTTTTTAGGAGCCTTTTTCCTCCGCGAATTGCTCCTACAAACTCAAGCAAAAATTTATTGTTTGGTGCGCTCTTCTGATGCTGAATCCGCCAAGAAACGTATCCAAACTAGCCTCGAATCTTATTCGATTTGGGACGAAAATTTAAGCCATCGTATAATGCCGGTTGCTGGAGATTTAGCTCAGCCACTTTTGGGGCTTTCCCAAGAAAAGTTTCAAGAAATGGCAAGCCTAATTGATGTCATCTATCACAATGGGGCATTTGTCAAATTTACTTATCCCTATTCATATCTCAAACCATCAAATGTTTTAGGTACTCAAGAAATTCTGCGGTTGGCGTGTCAAATTAAGCTTAAACCCGTGCATTTCGTTTCTACTGTATCCGTTTTTTCTTCAACGCAAGAAGGCAGCGTAAAGGTTATAGGAGAGGAAGACCAACTCACCCCAGGAGAAGCCCTAAAAGGCGCTTATCCTCAGAGTAAATGGGTGGCAGAAAAGTTAATTGAAATCGGGCGTTCTCGCGGAATTCCTATCAGTATTTACCGCCCAGGACGCATTTCTGGAGACAGCAAAACCGGCACCTGCAATCCCAGCGATTCATTTTCTATATTGCTTGCAGGATGTGTGCAATTAGGATGCGTACCCGATGGAAACTGGATGATGAATGTGGCGCCGGTGGATTATGTCAGCCGTGCAATTATTCACCTATCAAAGCAACAAGAATCGAGCGGCAAAAATTTCCACTTAGTCAACCCAGATTCTTTTTTATTGAGTGAATTAGTCGCTTGGATGCAAGCGCTTGGCTATCCAGTGGATCGGGTTTCTTATCCAACTTGGCAAGCAGAAATAATCAATCGCGCCGGCAATTCTCCCGATCATGCTTTATACCCCCTTGCCAGTCTTTTTTCCGAAAAACTTTCAGAAGCAAAAATGCCCCATTCAGAAGAGCTACAGTTTGATTGCAAAAATACGCTTAATGGACTTGCTAACACAGAGATTACTTGCCCGCCAGCAAACGCAAATTTGTTTCATACTTACTTTTCTCATCTCAGTGATCGTGGCTTAATTAATGCCCCTCATTACAACCTATAA
- a CDS encoding aspartate aminotransferase family protein, which yields MNESLQQKHLLALIERYTQRTKTSKSFAQKYRPVLADNRASDGFRLPVKEMFYPLVAKQTLGSKMWDIDGNEYIDITMGFGINLFGHNPSFIKQALLEQLDSGLQIGAQAELAGEVAELICELTKMDRVAFSNTGTEAVMAALRLARAATKRNKIALFSGSYHGHFDGILAIQKKINGDLQTMPKAPGIPANFVENVLVLDYANPQSLEIIKAHRHELAAVLVEPVQSRRLDLQPKEFLHQLRKLTKESEIALIFDEMVSGFRIHQGGAQAWFGIEADIATYGKIVGGGMPIGVIAGKAAYMDKIDGGLWNYGDDSYPQVEKTIFAGTFCKHPMALAAARSVLYYLKNQGPILQQQLNYRTSQLVETLNAYFKENELSVWLVNFGSQFRAAASIDIDPFLFHLLEKGIFICEGRSCFLSTAHTDQDMNRIIEAVKESVQEMQEGGFFPVPSHQKSTCTSLK from the coding sequence ATGAATGAATCCTTACAGCAAAAACATCTATTAGCCCTGATTGAGCGCTACACCCAACGCACAAAAACTTCTAAAAGTTTCGCCCAAAAATATCGGCCTGTTCTTGCTGATAATCGCGCTTCTGATGGGTTTCGCCTTCCTGTTAAAGAGATGTTTTATCCCCTTGTGGCAAAGCAAACCCTAGGCTCTAAAATGTGGGATATCGATGGCAATGAATACATCGACATCACGATGGGATTTGGTATCAATCTTTTTGGTCACAATCCGTCTTTTATTAAACAAGCTTTATTAGAGCAACTTGATAGCGGTTTGCAAATTGGCGCTCAAGCAGAATTGGCTGGAGAAGTTGCAGAATTAATCTGCGAACTAACAAAAATGGATCGCGTGGCTTTTTCTAACACCGGCACCGAAGCAGTAATGGCAGCCCTACGTTTAGCAAGAGCCGCAACTAAACGCAATAAAATTGCTTTATTTTCTGGTTCTTATCACGGTCATTTTGACGGAATTCTGGCAATTCAAAAAAAGATAAATGGCGATTTACAAACAATGCCAAAAGCGCCCGGAATTCCCGCTAATTTTGTTGAAAATGTTTTAGTTTTAGATTACGCAAACCCACAATCCCTGGAAATTATCAAAGCTCACCGGCACGAATTAGCAGCAGTTCTAGTTGAGCCGGTGCAAAGTCGCCGCCTCGATTTGCAGCCTAAAGAATTTCTCCACCAACTTAGAAAATTAACAAAAGAATCAGAAATTGCCCTCATTTTTGATGAAATGGTTTCCGGTTTCCGAATTCATCAAGGCGGCGCCCAAGCGTGGTTTGGCATTGAGGCAGATATCGCCACCTACGGCAAAATTGTCGGGGGTGGTATGCCCATTGGAGTTATCGCCGGAAAAGCCGCTTATATGGATAAAATTGACGGCGGTTTGTGGAACTATGGCGATGATTCTTACCCCCAGGTAGAAAAAACAATTTTTGCCGGCACTTTTTGCAAGCACCCAATGGCTTTGGCTGCTGCACGTTCTGTGCTTTATTATCTGAAAAATCAAGGCCCAATTCTTCAGCAACAGTTAAATTATCGAACTTCCCAGCTAGTCGAAACTTTGAATGCTTATTTCAAAGAAAATGAGCTTTCTGTCTGGCTTGTTAATTTCGGTTCGCAATTTCGCGCTGCGGCTTCTATTGATATAGATCCCTTCCTATTTCATTTACTGGAAAAGGGTATTTTTATTTGCGAAGGTCGTAGCTGTTTTCTCTCGACAGCCCACACAGATCAAGATATGAATCGCATCATTGAGGCGGTTAAAGAGAGCGTTCAAGAAATGCAAGAAGGAGGGTTTTTTCCGGTTCCTTCTCATCAGAAAAGCACCTGTACATCTTTAAAGTAA